Proteins encoded in a region of the Manduca sexta isolate Smith_Timp_Sample1 unplaced genomic scaffold, JHU_Msex_v1.0 HiC_scaffold_3836, whole genome shotgun sequence genome:
- the LOC119193259 gene encoding innexin inx2-like, which translates to MFDVFGSVKGLLKLDSVCIDNNVFRLHYKATVIILIAFSLLVTSRQYIGDPIDCIVDEIPLAVMDTYCWIYSTFTIPNRLVGRVGKDMVQAGVASHIDGQDEVKYHKYYQWVCFVLFFQAILFYVPRYLWKTWEGGRIKMLVLDLNCPVVGEDCKADRKKLLVDYFYTNLNTQNFYAFRFFICEVLNFINVVGQIFFMDFSLDFGEFSTYGSDVVSFTEMEPEERVDPMARVFPKVTKCTFHKYGPSGTVQKFDGLCVLPLNIVNEKIYVFLWFWFMILSILSGISLLYRAAVVAGPRVRLYLLRARSRLAPQDQVEAVARKLQIGDWFVLYQLGKNIDPLIYKELMGELAQKFEGKDTV; encoded by the coding sequence ATGTTTGACGTTTTCGGCTCCGTGAAGGGGCTGCTCAAGCTCGACTCAGTGTGCATCGACAACAATGTGTTCCGTTTGCACTACAAAGCCACCGTGATCATCCTGATCGCGTTCTCGCTGTTGGTCACGTCACGACAATATATCGGCGACCCGATCGACTGCATCGTGGACGAGATACCGCTCGCCGTCATGGACACGTACTGCTGGATCTACTCCACCTTCACCATACCCAACCGGCTGGTGGGCCGCGTCGGCAAAGACATGGTCCAGGCCGGCGTCGCCTCGCACATCGACGGGCAAGACGAAGTCaagtatcataaatattacCAGTGGGTGTGCTTTGTGCTATTCTTCCAAGCGATCCTGTTCTACGTGCCGCGCTACCTGTGGAAGACCTGGGAGGGCGGCCGCATCAAGATGTTAGTGCTCGACCTCAACTGTCCGGTCGTTGGCGAGGATTGCAAAGCGGACCGTAAGAAGCTCCTCGTCGATTACTTCTACACGAATCTTAACACACAAAACTTTTACGCGTTCCGTTTTTTCATATGTGAAGTTTTGAACTTCATAAACGTAGTCGGACAGATATTCTTCATGGACTTCTCCCTCGATTTCGGTGAGTTCTCCACGTACGGCAGTGACGTGGTCAGTTTCACTGAGATGGAGCCCGAGGAGCGTGTCGACCCGATGGCGCGCGTGTTTCCTAAAGTGACCAAGTGTACTTTCCACAAATACGGTCCCTCCGGCACGGTGCAGAAGTTCGACGGACTGTGTGTGTTGCCGCTGAACATCGTTAACGAGAAAATCTACGTGTTCCTCTGGTTCTGGTTCATGATCCTGTCAATCCTGAGTGGTATCTCGCTGCTGTACCGTGCGGCGGTGGTGGCCGGCCCGCGCGTGCGCCTCTACCTGTTGCGCGCTCGCAGCCGTCTCGCCCCGCAAGATCAAGTGGAGGCGGTCGCACGCAAGCTGCAAATCGGAGACTGGTTCGTACTGTACCAGCTCGGCAAGAACATCGATCCGCTCATCTACAAAGAGTTGATGGGCGAACTCGCGCAGAAGTTTGAAGGGAAGGACACTGTGTAG